Within Romboutsia sp. CE17, the genomic segment ATGGGGTACCATCAATGATGAGCTTAACTGAAAATCTTCAAAGAAAGGCAGTATTATCATTTATGGGAACTATGGAAGAAATACATGCAAAAAGTTATTCTTCGATATTTACAACACTTTTATCAACAACTGAAATTGATGAGTTATTTGATTGGATAGAAAGTGAAGAGACTTTACAAAAAAAAGCTGATTTAATTTTAGCTCAATACGAAAATACTACAGATAAAAGTAGCTTATATTTATCTATGGTTACAAGTGTGTTCTTAGAAAGCTTTTTATTCTATTCAGGATTTTTCTATCCACTTTATTTAGCAGGGCAAGGTAAGATGATATCAAGCGGAGAAATAATTTCACTTATACTTAGAGATGAGTCACTACATGGAAAATATATAGGGTTATTAGCACAAGAAATATATGAAACTTTTAATGAAAAAGAGAAAAAAGAATTAGTTACTAAGATGTATGATATTTTAAATAATCTTATGGAAAATGAAATAAATTATACTAAAAAAATATATAATGAAAGTAAACTTGAAAATGAAGTTATAGATTTTCTTAAATATAATGCAAATAGAGCTTTAGAAAATTTAGGATTTAAATCAATTTATGAAGTTAGTGAGATAAACCCAATTGTACTAAATGGATTAAGTACAGAAACAAAGACACATGACTTCTTTTCTACAAAAGGTAATGGATATCAAAAAGGAATTTATGAAGAACTAGAAGATGAAGATTTTATTATAGATTAAAGAATATAACAGGTAGAAAATAAAAAGGATTACTAAAATAGTAATCCTTTTTATTTTTCGTATAATTAAAATATTTATAAATTAATTTAAGATGAGATCAAAGTTTGTATTAATTTATATTAAATAATAGACATAAATTTGGAGAATATAATCTTAGTATGAATTCACTTTAATCATAAAAAAATATAATGATATCCATTTTAATAATAAATTTTACTTATGGATAAATTAGGAATATAATTAAGTTATTAAAATATAGAAAATTTCGCATGTACAAAAGGAGAGTTGCATATGAAGGATGTAGTAATAAT encodes:
- the nrdF gene encoding class 1b ribonucleoside-diphosphate reductase subunit beta, whose product is MEFKLSKVHKAVNWNKEDDGFTQAFWEQNVKQFWLPEEISVSKDLKVWNELSDKEKDLYKKVLGGLTLLDTKQGNNGVPSMMSLTENLQRKAVLSFMGTMEEIHAKSYSSIFTTLLSTTEIDELFDWIESEETLQKKADLILAQYENTTDKSSLYLSMVTSVFLESFLFYSGFFYPLYLAGQGKMISSGEIISLILRDESLHGKYIGLLAQEIYETFNEKEKKELVTKMYDILNNLMENEINYTKKIYNESKLENEVIDFLKYNANRALENLGFKSIYEVSEINPIVLNGLSTETKTHDFFSTKGNGYQKGIYEELEDEDFIID